Proteins from one Nitrospirota bacterium genomic window:
- the urtC gene encoding urea ABC transporter permease subunit UrtC, with protein MTLSPTQTRKLALGVTAGVAVVIVIPVLNLLPKTSAVYVSDFYLNLFGKYLALAILALGMDLLWGYAGILSLGQAVFLGLGGYTMGMHLMQQMVGQGKYGENIPDFMVWNQIKELPFHWKPFDSFPNTVLGILLVPTCFALVFGFLTFRTRIRGVYVSILTQALAFATWLLFNRNEMALGGTNGLTDYKMLLGFSLLSPATQRGLYVVTALTLVFALLACMLLVRSKFGQILRAVRDAETRLRFSGYSTTGYKVAAFSIAALLAGVAGALYVPQVGIITPNQIGVLPSLEVVVWVAVGGRGTLFGAVLGAIVVNAARSYLTAKYPELWPFVLGGLFVGVVLLFPRGLVGLPNQAAKWLERFRTFMEVWRAGTIGAGPHAR; from the coding sequence ATGACTCTGTCACCCACCCAGACTCGGAAGCTGGCCCTCGGCGTCACTGCGGGCGTCGCGGTCGTCATCGTGATCCCTGTTCTAAACCTCCTGCCAAAAACGTCCGCCGTGTACGTCTCGGATTTCTATCTCAACCTGTTTGGGAAGTACCTGGCGCTGGCGATCCTCGCCCTCGGAATGGACCTCCTCTGGGGGTACGCTGGCATTTTGAGCCTCGGCCAGGCGGTCTTCCTCGGCCTGGGCGGATACACGATGGGCATGCATCTCATGCAACAGATGGTGGGGCAGGGAAAGTACGGGGAAAACATTCCCGATTTCATGGTTTGGAACCAGATCAAGGAGCTGCCGTTTCATTGGAAACCGTTCGACAGCTTCCCGAATACCGTGCTGGGTATCCTGCTGGTCCCCACGTGCTTTGCGCTTGTGTTTGGGTTCCTGACGTTCCGGACGAGGATCCGCGGTGTGTACGTGAGTATCCTGACGCAGGCGCTGGCGTTTGCAACCTGGCTTCTGTTCAACCGGAACGAAATGGCCCTCGGCGGGACCAACGGTCTGACCGACTACAAGATGTTGCTCGGTTTCTCGCTGCTTTCCCCTGCAACGCAGAGGGGTCTCTATGTGGTCACGGCGCTGACGCTCGTATTCGCCCTGCTCGCGTGCATGCTGCTGGTCCGATCCAAGTTCGGGCAGATCCTGCGCGCCGTGAGGGATGCCGAGACGCGCCTTCGGTTCTCGGGGTACTCCACCACCGGGTACAAGGTCGCCGCTTTCTCCATCGCCGCTCTTCTGGCCGGCGTGGCGGGCGCGTTGTATGTGCCCCAGGTTGGAATCATCACACCGAATCAGATCGGCGTGCTCCCGTCGCTTGAAGTCGTCGTCTGGGTGGCCGTGGGCGGCCGGGGAACGCTCTTTGGCGCGGTGCTCGGGGCGATCGTGGTCAATGCGGCGCGCAGTTATCTGACGGCGAAATATCCCGAGCTCTGGCCGTTCGTTTTAGGCGGGCTGTTTGTGGGTGTGGTCCTTCTCTTCCCGAGAGGGCTCGTGGGCCTGCCGAACCAGGCCGCAAAATGGCTCGAACGATTCAGGACGTTCATGGAAGTCTGGCGCGCCGGCACGATCGGGGCGGGTCCTCATGCCCGCTGA
- the urtD gene encoding urea ABC transporter ATP-binding protein UrtD, which translates to MPADPRSGDSRTGGSDGTILYLEGVSVSFEGFRALNNLNFVMRKGELRFVIGPNGAGKTTLLDVVCGKVKPIEGRVLFSHYVDLLPLREYEIAQYGIGRKFQTPTIFPDHTVFENVGLSLTRDRRIWSTFFSRYTPAEREKVDSILERVGLLDMRASSAGILSHGQKQWLEIAMLIAQEPQVLLLDEPVAGMTGDEREATGRLIEWLARRHSVLVIEHDMHFVRQFARTVTVLHEGSVLCEGPMQKIQEDPRVIEVYLGRE; encoded by the coding sequence ATGCCCGCTGATCCCCGTTCCGGCGATTCCCGCACCGGAGGGTCGGATGGGACCATCCTCTACCTGGAAGGCGTCTCCGTGAGCTTTGAGGGATTTCGGGCGCTCAACAATCTCAACTTTGTCATGCGGAAAGGGGAGCTTCGTTTCGTGATCGGGCCGAACGGAGCGGGAAAAACGACGCTCCTGGACGTGGTGTGCGGCAAGGTCAAACCAATTGAAGGCCGGGTTCTCTTCAGCCATTATGTCGATCTTCTGCCGCTCAGGGAATACGAAATCGCCCAGTACGGGATCGGAAGAAAATTCCAGACGCCCACCATTTTCCCGGACCACACGGTATTCGAGAACGTCGGCCTGTCTCTCACGCGCGACCGCCGGATCTGGTCCACTTTCTTTTCACGATACACGCCGGCGGAACGCGAAAAAGTGGACTCCATACTGGAACGGGTCGGTCTTCTCGACATGCGAGCCTCGTCGGCGGGCATTCTGTCCCATGGACAGAAACAGTGGCTCGAGATCGCCATGTTGATCGCTCAGGAGCCGCAGGTTCTTCTGCTCGACGAGCCGGTGGCTGGGATGACGGGAGACGAGCGCGAGGCCACAGGCCGCCTCATTGAATGGCTGGCCCGGCGCCATTCGGTGCTGGTCATCGAGCACGATATGCACTTCGTCCGGCAGTTCGCCCGGACGGTCACGGTTCTCCATGAGGGCTCGGTCCTTTGCGAGGGACCCATGCAGAAAATCCAGGAGGACCCGCGGGTGATCGAAGTCTACCTCGGGAGGGAGTAG
- the urtE gene encoding urea ABC transporter ATP-binding subunit UrtE has protein sequence MLEASELNVFYGESHVLHDARLRVETGQVVCLLGRNGVGKTTFLKTLMGLLPARSGRIRLGGTDITSRPPYERARLGLGYSPQGREIIPSLTVRENILLGLEARGIRKREVPDAVLQLFPMLENFLEKRGGDLSGGQQQQLAIARALATRPRVLLLDEPTEGIQPSIILEIKAAIQKIKAGGETAILLVEQYLAFVRSVADRFYVMEKGSITAEGDIGGLTDDVVRKHLVV, from the coding sequence GTGCTGGAAGCCTCGGAACTTAATGTCTTCTACGGGGAGAGCCACGTTCTGCACGATGCGCGCCTGAGGGTTGAAACCGGCCAGGTCGTCTGCCTGCTGGGGCGAAATGGCGTGGGAAAGACGACTTTCCTGAAAACCCTGATGGGCCTGCTTCCCGCGCGATCCGGCCGGATCAGGTTGGGGGGAACGGATATCACTTCGCGCCCACCCTACGAGCGGGCGCGGCTCGGTCTTGGCTACTCGCCGCAGGGACGGGAGATCATCCCCAGCCTCACGGTCCGCGAGAACATCCTCCTGGGCCTCGAAGCGCGCGGCATCCGGAAGAGGGAAGTTCCGGACGCCGTCCTTCAGTTATTTCCGATGCTGGAGAACTTCCTTGAGAAGCGGGGAGGGGATTTGAGCGGCGGCCAACAGCAACAGTTGGCGATCGCGCGCGCGCTGGCCACCCGACCCCGCGTGCTCCTGTTGGATGAGCCCACGGAGGGGATTCAGCCCTCCATCATTCTCGAGATCAAGGCTGCCATCCAGAAAATCAAGGCGGGTGGTGAGACGGCGATCCTTCTCGTCGAGCAGTACCTGGCGTTTGTGCGGAGTGTGGCCGACCGGTTCTACGTGATGGAGAAAGGATCGATCACCGCGGAGGGGGATATCGGCGGACTCACGGATGATGTCGTTCGAAAACATCTCGTGGTATAG